A stretch of the Nitratifractor salsuginis DSM 16511 genome encodes the following:
- the mntA gene encoding type VII toxin-antitoxin system MntA family adenylyltransferase antitoxin, producing the protein MKVTNETHTAAIKTLQEYFKSGKQYPFVLLFGSFASGEAAPSSDVDLGIYVGKEPDFLEMGRHISTLESLLQRRVDLTLLDDLEARNPLLAFEILNQHIPLLIRDNERYIAFKTRAQLAYLDARPLIEANREALQKRIEANRIGERNFATTY; encoded by the coding sequence ATGAAAGTGACAAACGAGACGCATACAGCCGCCATCAAGACGCTACAGGAATACTTCAAGTCGGGCAAGCAATATCCCTTTGTTTTGCTTTTCGGTTCCTTCGCCTCGGGAGAGGCCGCGCCTTCCAGCGATGTCGATCTTGGCATTTATGTCGGCAAAGAGCCCGATTTTCTGGAGATGGGTAGGCACATCAGTACGTTGGAGTCCCTGCTTCAGCGCCGTGTCGATCTGACGCTGCTCGACGATCTGGAAGCGCGCAATCCCTTGCTTGCCTTTGAAATTTTGAACCAACATATTCCGCTGCTGATTCGAGATAATGAACGTTATATCGCCTTCAAGACCCGGGCGCAACTGGCCTATCTCGATGCCCGGCCGTTGATCGAAGCCAATAGAGAAGCTCTGCAAAAGCGTATCGAAGCCAACCGTATCGGAGAACGAAACTTTGCTACAACGTATTGA
- a CDS encoding PLP-dependent aminotransferase family protein has product MLLPLDDNAGTPLYEQLYRVLKSWIVNEAEAGERLPSVRALAKENRLSRTTVESAYAQLYAEGYIQSRPRSGYYVAEDLLSVHSPHSLPSDSPEPRSGAGSESCYDFCPARLSREIFPMKLWRRLTLQALQEDLDMGAYPEGQGESGLRRALADYLNRIRGTRCRPDQIVLCAGFSEAVSLAAALIDLLPRTLAIEYPGYRLTEQIFTEHGYDIKWVGVGARGIDLEALESTSARVLYTTPSRQYPTGVTLPIAKRQALLEWAERNSAYLLEDDYDSELNYLHRPIPAMQGLDRGGRVLYLGTFSKSLSPALRVAYLVLPDALLERYRSLSRSHFAQVSLPLQKTLELFITGGHWERHLRRVRTLNRRRHDRMLKALQRELGDEIEILSSGGGLAIPVRPRVAIDLVKLREVAATKGLRLYLASDFYGKDWEALRMGFGGLSEEQIDAGVAELAKLWRELRER; this is encoded by the coding sequence ATGCTTCTCCCCCTGGATGACAATGCGGGAACTCCCCTCTATGAGCAGCTCTACAGGGTCCTGAAATCCTGGATCGTCAATGAAGCCGAAGCCGGGGAGAGGCTCCCCTCTGTCCGCGCCCTGGCCAAGGAGAATCGTCTCAGCCGCACCACTGTCGAATCCGCCTATGCCCAGCTCTACGCCGAGGGATATATCCAAAGCCGTCCCCGTTCGGGATATTATGTGGCCGAGGATCTTCTCTCGGTCCACTCCCCCCATTCGCTTCCCTCGGATTCGCCGGAGCCCCGCTCCGGGGCCGGGAGCGAATCGTGCTATGACTTTTGCCCAGCCCGACTGAGTCGGGAGATCTTTCCTATGAAACTCTGGCGGCGGCTGACGCTGCAGGCGCTTCAGGAAGATCTCGATATGGGCGCCTACCCGGAAGGGCAGGGAGAATCGGGGCTTCGGCGGGCCCTGGCCGACTACCTCAACCGCATCCGAGGCACCCGCTGCCGTCCCGATCAGATCGTACTCTGTGCCGGCTTTTCCGAAGCCGTCTCTCTGGCGGCGGCCCTGATCGACCTGCTGCCTAGGACTTTGGCGATCGAATACCCCGGATACCGGCTGACCGAACAGATCTTTACCGAGCACGGTTACGACATCAAGTGGGTGGGAGTGGGGGCCCGGGGGATCGACCTCGAAGCCCTGGAATCCACCTCCGCCCGGGTGCTCTACACCACCCCTTCGCGGCAATACCCCACCGGAGTCACCCTCCCCATCGCCAAACGCCAAGCTCTGCTGGAGTGGGCCGAGAGAAACTCTGCGTATCTTTTGGAAGACGATTACGACAGCGAACTCAATTACCTGCACCGCCCGATCCCGGCGATGCAGGGGCTGGACCGCGGGGGGCGGGTCCTCTATCTAGGGACCTTTTCCAAATCCCTCTCTCCGGCCCTTCGGGTCGCTTATCTGGTGCTGCCCGATGCGCTGCTGGAACGCTACCGCTCTCTGAGCCGCTCCCATTTCGCTCAGGTCTCCCTACCGCTGCAAAAGACCCTCGAACTCTTCATCACCGGAGGGCACTGGGAGCGCCATCTGCGACGGGTCCGCACCCTCAACCGCCGCCGTCACGACCGGATGCTCAAGGCTTTACAGCGGGAACTGGGAGATGAGATCGAGATCCTCTCCAGCGGCGGGGGCCTGGCCATTCCTGTGCGTCCCAGGGTGGCGATCGATCTTGTAAAGCTGCGGGAAGTGGCGGCGACAAAAGGCCTGCGGCTCTACCTCGCCAGCGACTTCTACGGCAAAGACTGGGAAGCGCTGCGTATGGGCTTCGGGGGTTTGAGCGAAGAGCAGATCGATGCGGGGGTGGCGGAGTTGGCGAAACTCTGGAGAGAACTCCGGGAAAGATGA
- a CDS encoding 23S rRNA (pseudouridine(1915)-N(3))-methyltransferase RlmH: protein MKINIYIVDKKGKKELYEPLVEHYRKLCRPWAQVEVHEIFGKEIARAQDQGPAQAQKSYTQALERFRGSGYDIVLDPEGREVTSEAFAELLKDRQVVNFYIGGAYGFERSFVHTSDKSVSFGRITLSHKLVKVVLMEQIFRGLSIIHHHPYHK, encoded by the coding sequence GTGAAGATAAATATTTATATCGTTGATAAGAAAGGGAAAAAAGAGCTCTATGAGCCTTTGGTGGAGCACTACCGCAAGCTCTGCCGTCCCTGGGCCCAGGTGGAGGTGCACGAGATTTTTGGCAAAGAGATCGCCCGGGCCCAGGACCAGGGGCCGGCACAGGCGCAGAAGAGTTATACCCAGGCGCTGGAGCGGTTTCGGGGCAGCGGCTACGATATCGTGCTCGATCCCGAGGGGAGGGAAGTCACCAGCGAAGCTTTCGCGGAACTGCTTAAGGATCGGCAAGTGGTCAACTTCTATATCGGCGGTGCTTACGGCTTTGAGCGCTCCTTTGTTCACACAAGTGATAAATCCGTCTCCTTTGGTAGAATTACGCTTTCACACAAGTTGGTGAAAGTGGTTTTGATGGAACAGATCTTTCGGGGTCTGTCGATTATTCATCACCATCCCTACCACAAATAA
- a CDS encoding GNAT family N-acetyltransferase has translation MIIREARLEDIPAVLALHRRYQIATIAPEDRADGFVTTDFDAPLLQELIEAERGLFVAMKERQAMGYVMAASWDYCARWPIFRQMIRNLPSLRYRGRKLDTANSYQYGPVCIAKEHRGSGLLEALFEYAREAMRLRYEVLVTFVNKANPRSYAAHSRKLGLETIAEFSFGENEYYELACLTEEDLKRRKELLSS, from the coding sequence ATGATCATAAGAGAAGCCCGACTTGAGGATATTCCGGCGGTTTTGGCCCTGCATCGTCGCTATCAGATCGCGACCATCGCGCCGGAGGATCGGGCCGACGGTTTTGTGACCACCGATTTCGACGCACCGCTCCTCCAGGAGTTGATCGAAGCGGAGCGGGGGCTTTTTGTGGCGATGAAAGAAAGACAAGCCATGGGGTATGTGATGGCCGCTAGTTGGGATTACTGCGCCAGGTGGCCCATTTTCCGCCAAATGATTCGCAACCTTCCGAGCCTCCGCTATCGGGGCAGGAAGCTCGATACGGCGAACTCCTATCAATACGGACCCGTCTGTATCGCCAAAGAGCACCGGGGCAGCGGCCTGCTCGAAGCGCTTTTTGAATATGCCCGCGAAGCGATGCGGCTCCGATACGAAGTCCTGGTGACCTTCGTCAATAAGGCCAATCCGCGATCCTATGCCGCCCATAGCCGAAAACTGGGCCTGGAGACGATTGCCGAGTTCTCTTTCGGAGAGAATGAATATTACGAACTGGCCTGTCTGACCGAAGAAGATTTGAAAAGACGCAAAGAGCTGCTCTCCTCTTGA
- the tnpA gene encoding IS200/IS605 family transposase, which yields MQEYRNGGHTVWDCKYHLVWTTKYRYPVLKGDVGYRCRDLLREIAMSREMVIYAGSINRDHVHLLIGIPPNMSVSKAVQYLKGKSSHKLMSEFRMLKKRYWGQHLWARGYWVATSGNVTDEVWMEYIKNQQPPELDDEFRVV from the coding sequence ATGCAAGAGTATAGAAATGGTGGGCATACAGTATGGGACTGTAAATACCATCTCGTGTGGACGACAAAATACCGTTATCCCGTCTTAAAAGGGGATGTGGGGTACCGATGCCGAGATTTGTTACGTGAGATTGCGATGAGTCGGGAGATGGTGATTTATGCAGGATCCATCAATCGGGATCATGTACATTTGTTGATAGGGATACCGCCAAATATGTCCGTATCAAAGGCAGTGCAATATTTGAAAGGGAAGAGTTCGCATAAATTGATGAGTGAATTTCGGATGCTGAAGAAGCGGTATTGGGGGCAGCATTTGTGGGCGAGAGGATACTGGGTTGCAACGAGTGGAAATGTGACCGATGAAGTCTGGATGGAATATATCAAGAACCAACAACCACCAGAGCTTGATGATGAGTTCCGAGTTGTCTGA
- a CDS encoding sigma factor-like helix-turn-helix DNA-binding protein, which yields MQRAQFKNPKENPVRYQGYSEMSLEEIATILGLSRERVRQIELQAIRKLRAPLISKKLREYLDE from the coding sequence ATGCAGAGAGCGCAGTTTAAAAATCCCAAAGAGAATCCCGTCCGGTATCAAGGCTACAGTGAAATGAGTTTGGAAGAGATCGCTACGATCCTGGGATTATCGCGTGAGCGTGTCAGGCAGATCGAGCTGCAAGCCATTCGCAAGCTGCGTGCCCCTTTGATCTCAAAAAAACTTAGGGAGTATCTGGATGAGTGA
- the dksA gene encoding RNA polymerase-binding protein DksA: MLTPEEMKEFERELNARKEQILKNLDEAKNKMTLMQNQEPKDEGDYAALAVEADIDERIIQQQRAELNEIEIALGKIKAGTYGICEMCEEPIGIERLKVKNFARYCIACREIVEREH; this comes from the coding sequence ATGCTGACACCCGAAGAGATGAAAGAGTTCGAGCGAGAGTTGAACGCGCGAAAAGAACAGATCCTCAAAAACCTCGACGAGGCCAAGAACAAGATGACCCTGATGCAGAATCAGGAGCCCAAGGACGAGGGGGATTATGCCGCACTCGCCGTCGAGGCGGATATCGATGAACGTATTATCCAGCAACAACGTGCGGAGCTCAATGAGATCGAGATCGCTTTGGGTAAAATAAAAGCCGGAACCTACGGAATTTGCGAAATGTGCGAAGAGCCCATCGGTATCGAGCGGCTCAAAGTCAAAAACTTCGCGCGTTACTGTATCGCCTGCCGCGAAATCGTCGAACGGGAGCATTAA
- a CDS encoding nucleotidyltransferase family protein — MLDRDQILSVLRDYKKRYGSRYGIIEIGVFGSYARGDADEESDVDVFLKLERPDLFLLSRIRLDLEELLGIPTDVIQVRRKMNRFLKKHIEEEAISA; from the coding sequence ATGTTGGATCGCGATCAGATACTGTCAGTGCTTAGAGATTACAAAAAACGGTATGGAAGCCGCTATGGGATCATTGAAATAGGGGTTTTCGGCTCTTATGCCCGAGGGGATGCCGATGAGGAAAGTGATGTGGATGTTTTCTTGAAATTGGAACGTCCCGACCTTTTTCTTCTTTCGCGTATTCGTCTGGATCTCGAGGAACTTCTCGGAATACCGACCGATGTGATCCAAGTCCGTCGGAAGATGAACCGATTTCTCAAAAAGCATATCGAGGAAGAGGCGATCAGTGCCTAA
- the hepT gene encoding type VII toxin-antitoxin system HepT family RNase toxin: MLQRIEQLEENIRSLQQFKEEHSLESIRRNRFDEWALRYGLFESIQILIDLSCHLVHRYNLGAVKSYGECIRRLVEHGYLEAALGERLTGAVGLRNLLIHEYARIDPEKLYGFLELTGDFTDFIRQITGQGALE, translated from the coding sequence TTGCTACAACGTATTGAGCAACTCGAAGAGAATATCCGGTCGCTTCAGCAATTCAAAGAGGAACACTCTCTGGAATCGATTCGTCGAAACCGTTTCGATGAGTGGGCTTTGCGCTACGGTCTTTTCGAATCGATCCAAATACTTATCGATCTTTCCTGCCATTTGGTACACCGGTATAACCTGGGAGCGGTCAAAAGCTACGGTGAATGTATCAGGCGCCTGGTCGAACACGGCTATCTCGAAGCGGCGTTGGGAGAACGGCTCACCGGAGCCGTGGGCTTGCGCAATCTCCTCATACACGAGTACGCACGCATCGATCCTGAAAAGCTCTACGGTTTTTTGGAATTGACGGGGGATTTTACAGACTTTATCCGGCAAATCACCGGGCAGGGGGCCTTGGAGTAA
- a CDS encoding HepT-like ribonuclease domain-containing protein, which translates to MPKTALLREILSQIDSAIATIKYRFEPVKCVDDFIETPEGQEKLDSLCMLFIAIGESLKKIDKLTDGELLGRYDTIDWKAIKGMRDVLSHHYFDINAEAIFNVCDRELDDLHRTIKTIENDLKNL; encoded by the coding sequence GTGCCTAAAACCGCTTTGCTCAGGGAGATCCTCTCACAGATCGATTCAGCTATAGCGACGATTAAATACAGGTTTGAACCCGTCAAGTGTGTGGATGATTTTATCGAGACTCCCGAGGGGCAGGAAAAACTCGACAGTCTCTGTATGCTGTTTATCGCGATTGGTGAAAGCCTCAAAAAAATCGATAAGTTGACGGATGGGGAATTGCTTGGCCGCTACGATACGATCGACTGGAAAGCGATCAAGGGGATGAGAGATGTGCTGTCTCACCATTACTTTGATATAAACGCTGAGGCGATTTTCAATGTCTGTGATCGCGAATTGGATGATTTGCATAGGACGATCAAAACGATCGAAAACGATTTGAAAAATCTATAG
- the dusB gene encoding tRNA dihydrouridine synthase DusB: MKLDFSQPLYALAPLAGFTDLPFRSMVKKFDVDLTVSEMISSNALAHENAKTLKMLEKSPLEDPYSVQIAGSDPETIKRALDVINAREGIDIVDLNCGCPAPKVFNNLQGSALLGDPEKLGRAVETIKAYSNKPYTSVKMRLGVREKNHVELAKVIEEAGADFIAVHGRTRAGRYKAPVDYDAIREVKEAVRIPVIANGDIDSPQKARWVREYTGCDGIMIGRAAVGRPWIFAQIKEGLDEPSVDLIREVVLEHFDQMIAHYGDYGVFLFRKHLHTYSKAGLPGAGAFRNAVNTITDPAKMRGEIERFFSQEPVAGMTRG; this comes from the coding sequence ATGAAGCTCGACTTTTCCCAACCTCTCTACGCGCTAGCCCCCCTGGCGGGCTTTACCGATCTTCCTTTTCGGTCAATGGTCAAAAAGTTCGATGTCGACCTGACCGTGAGCGAAATGATCAGCTCCAACGCCCTGGCCCACGAAAACGCCAAGACTTTGAAGATGCTGGAGAAGTCCCCTCTGGAAGATCCCTACAGCGTGCAGATCGCCGGCAGTGACCCGGAGACGATTAAACGGGCCCTGGATGTGATCAATGCCAGAGAGGGGATCGATATCGTCGATCTCAACTGCGGCTGTCCCGCTCCCAAGGTTTTCAACAACCTGCAGGGGAGTGCGTTGCTGGGCGATCCCGAAAAGCTGGGCAGGGCGGTCGAGACGATCAAAGCCTATTCCAACAAGCCCTACACTTCCGTCAAGATGCGCCTGGGGGTCAGAGAAAAAAACCACGTGGAGCTGGCCAAAGTGATCGAGGAGGCGGGAGCCGACTTTATCGCCGTTCACGGCCGTACCCGGGCGGGGCGCTACAAGGCCCCCGTCGATTACGATGCGATTCGAGAAGTCAAAGAGGCGGTGCGCATCCCTGTCATCGCCAACGGAGATATCGACTCGCCCCAAAAGGCCCGCTGGGTGCGGGAATATACCGGCTGCGACGGCATTATGATCGGCCGGGCCGCGGTGGGCAGGCCCTGGATCTTCGCCCAGATCAAAGAGGGGCTCGACGAGCCGAGCGTCGATCTGATCCGGGAAGTGGTCCTGGAGCATTTCGACCAGATGATCGCCCATTACGGCGACTACGGGGTTTTCCTCTTCCGCAAGCACCTGCACACCTACTCCAAAGCGGGCCTGCCAGGCGCGGGAGCCTTCCGCAATGCCGTGAACACCATCACCGATCCCGCCAAAATGCGTGGGGAAATCGAGCGTTTCTTCAGCCAGGAACCTGTGGCGGGAATGACGAGGGGATAA
- a CDS encoding PcfJ domain-containing protein, which produces MDAEDFLKDETIRYWRPFTWHYKTSVDENGWSVAAMVTLPEIDEEKIVPKEKAIAQLLLKREGSFTQIIEPTRHILNRQIIGKKGISNPVGPTIVLEMEKLLVESVETDPGEALHWLVNRQEWKRGDTRSRIEMAKFFLRLPKIRELELFYWRNWQEILDASSFERGIVAALEQITAGRKEKSIRRVLFQSYENSIRQKSYDPRPDWIFCRHIKDPNHLKKLIGMDTRVKSRLFDDLLFDEAEELTEKILDLYGERGSARFWLSVEGGHLDNRYIRDIHRLLRVMGRNQRMHRDFRRPAACIEKLHNELVRISGAFQRKKEWAISFEYAPEVLRLEKNIGDFQLRLPKSGEELARWGAWLENCLVSYILEVASGKSVILGVFENDELRYALELAEGKIVQFSGLRNSRVPFEIKKVIENYLN; this is translated from the coding sequence ATGGATGCCGAAGATTTTTTGAAAGATGAAACGATCCGCTATTGGCGGCCTTTCACGTGGCATTATAAAACATCGGTCGATGAGAATGGGTGGAGTGTGGCTGCTATGGTGACTCTGCCGGAGATCGACGAAGAGAAAATAGTGCCGAAGGAGAAAGCGATCGCACAGCTGCTCTTGAAACGCGAAGGTTCTTTCACGCAGATCATCGAGCCGACCAGACATATTCTCAACCGTCAGATCATTGGCAAAAAAGGCATTTCCAACCCTGTGGGGCCCACAATCGTTCTTGAGATGGAAAAGCTTCTGGTGGAGAGTGTCGAAACTGATCCGGGAGAAGCTCTGCACTGGCTTGTCAATCGACAGGAATGGAAGAGGGGCGACACCCGTTCGCGTATAGAGATGGCGAAGTTCTTTCTCCGGTTACCGAAGATCAGAGAGTTGGAGCTGTTTTATTGGCGAAACTGGCAGGAGATCCTGGATGCATCGAGTTTTGAACGAGGCATAGTGGCCGCGTTGGAACAAATAACCGCCGGAAGAAAAGAAAAAAGCATACGGCGGGTACTTTTTCAAAGTTATGAAAATTCGATCAGGCAAAAGAGTTATGATCCCCGCCCCGACTGGATTTTTTGCCGGCATATCAAGGATCCGAATCATCTCAAAAAGCTTATCGGTATGGATACCAGAGTCAAATCGAGGCTTTTTGACGATCTCTTATTCGACGAGGCGGAAGAATTGACCGAGAAAATCCTGGATCTTTATGGAGAGAGAGGTTCCGCCCGATTCTGGCTAAGTGTAGAAGGTGGACATCTCGACAATCGTTATATCCGGGATATCCATCGTCTGTTGAGAGTGATGGGCCGTAATCAAAGAATGCACAGGGATTTTCGTCGCCCTGCAGCCTGTATCGAAAAGCTCCATAATGAGTTGGTCCGTATATCGGGAGCATTTCAGCGCAAAAAAGAGTGGGCGATCTCTTTTGAGTACGCTCCCGAGGTTCTTCGTCTGGAGAAAAACATCGGTGATTTTCAACTCCGTTTGCCAAAAAGCGGTGAAGAGCTGGCTCGATGGGGTGCCTGGCTGGAAAATTGCCTGGTGAGTTACATCCTGGAGGTGGCCTCCGGTAAATCAGTGATTTTGGGAGTGTTTGAAAACGATGAGCTCCGTTATGCTCTGGAGCTTGCGGAGGGAAAGATCGTTCAGTTTTCAGGCTTGCGCAACAGCAGGGTTCCTTTCGAAATAAAAAAGGTAATAGAGAATTACTTAAATTAA
- a CDS encoding pyridoxamine 5'-phosphate oxidase family protein — protein sequence MTEQELIKKVCRSAPFATLALHHPETGFPAVVPVNFVLEGDSLYFHGKRSGRKMTLMGNDPRVGISIVKDYGIIPSYFSTDD from the coding sequence ATGACAGAGCAAGAGCTAATCAAAAAGGTTTGCCGGAGCGCCCCTTTCGCCACACTGGCGCTCCATCATCCCGAAACGGGATTTCCGGCTGTGGTACCGGTGAATTTCGTGCTGGAAGGAGACTCCCTCTATTTTCACGGAAAAAGAAGCGGCAGAAAAATGACGCTGATGGGCAACGATCCGAGAGTGGGGATCAGTATCGTCAAAGATTACGGCATTATCCCCTCCTATTTCAGCACTGACGACTGA
- a CDS encoding ATP-dependent DNA helicase has translation MGDPSVEDLLEILEKDNLFLTGAAGTGKSWMTNRIIEVYREAERGVVALGSTGVSAVNIGGVTLHSFFVLGICNSFEELKEHDRRNKKRLTDLKRLLAATELIVIDEVSMIGVETLEMIRYRLESLGYGGRVMFVGDFYQLPPVVRRERSPSSSLFGEALYAFESGAWEAFAPKAVELRTMHRTRDSEFTRILSRIRRGERDREVVDYLLALCNNDSVYQEEPTWLFGRNQEVERMNKESLDRLEGEEYLFFAELEKEKQLNPKRLESWQKMLPVQEQLRLKVGAPVLFTVNKWGRYVNGERGILHSVEEDFLVVDKGDEFVRVEPHEFVLGEPQIGENGGVELRPLATLKQFPLKPAYAVTIHKSQGMSIDRLVCNVDTLFAPSQFYVAISRATDPKGLKIDFNRGDFSRYLERVIRVDERVNEFYDGL, from the coding sequence GTGGGCGACCCGAGTGTGGAGGATCTGCTGGAGATCCTCGAAAAGGACAATCTCTTTCTGACCGGAGCGGCGGGGACCGGTAAGAGCTGGATGACCAACCGGATCATCGAAGTCTATCGGGAAGCGGAGCGGGGGGTCGTGGCGCTGGGTTCTACCGGGGTGAGCGCCGTCAATATCGGGGGCGTGACGCTTCACAGCTTTTTCGTCCTGGGGATCTGCAACAGTTTCGAAGAGCTCAAAGAGCACGACCGCCGCAACAAAAAGCGCCTGACGGACCTCAAACGCCTGCTGGCGGCTACGGAGCTCATTGTCATCGATGAGGTGAGTATGATCGGGGTAGAGACCCTGGAGATGATCCGTTACCGTCTCGAGAGCCTGGGCTACGGCGGTCGGGTGATGTTTGTCGGGGATTTCTACCAACTGCCGCCGGTGGTGCGGCGGGAGCGTTCGCCTTCCTCTTCGCTGTTCGGTGAAGCGCTCTATGCTTTCGAGAGCGGGGCGTGGGAAGCCTTCGCCCCCAAGGCGGTGGAGCTGAGGACGATGCACCGTACCCGAGATAGTGAATTTACGCGGATCCTTTCCAGGATCCGCCGCGGGGAGCGGGACCGGGAAGTGGTGGATTACCTCCTGGCGCTTTGCAACAACGATTCGGTCTACCAGGAGGAGCCCACCTGGCTCTTCGGGCGCAACCAGGAGGTGGAGCGGATGAACAAAGAGTCCCTCGACCGTCTGGAGGGGGAAGAGTATCTCTTCTTTGCCGAGCTGGAGAAGGAGAAGCAGTTGAACCCTAAACGGCTGGAGAGTTGGCAGAAGATGCTGCCGGTGCAGGAGCAGCTGCGGCTCAAGGTAGGGGCGCCCGTGCTCTTCACCGTCAACAAGTGGGGGCGCTATGTCAACGGAGAGCGGGGGATCCTCCACAGCGTGGAAGAGGATTTCCTGGTGGTGGACAAAGGGGACGAATTCGTGCGGGTCGAGCCCCACGAGTTTGTCTTGGGAGAGCCCCAGATCGGGGAAAACGGCGGAGTGGAGCTGCGCCCTCTGGCAACGCTGAAGCAGTTTCCCCTCAAACCGGCCTATGCCGTCACCATCCATAAATCCCAGGGGATGAGCATCGACCGTCTGGTCTGCAATGTCGACACGCTCTTCGCCCCCAGCCAATTCTATGTGGCTATCTCACGGGCTACCGACCCCAAAGGGCTCAAGATCGACTTCAACCGGGGGGATTTCAGCCGTTATCTTGAACGGGTGATCCGGGTGGATGAGCGGGTAAATGAGTTTTACGACGGACTATAA
- a CDS encoding agmatine deiminase family protein codes for MSDSTLCFSSWLEEEDKYAPFFRRMQEALRCQGADYTLLEGTRDIWCRDYMPVYGTGGKAVQFRYDPSYLKDDRFRSLPEEFLPYLDMQPVHSELNLDGGNLLLHNATAIVSERVYEENPTWNRRKVERELIEKLELERLIVIPAESREMDMTGHADGMCRIIDDRHILLGDFAFNEKLGENIAEIVERYGFEVLHLSVDPRYYENSGTDWLPAINYLMWEDVIYVPHTGSHYEEAVFECMEGCFGKVVEPVLASEIVEDGGALNCVSWTKK; via the coding sequence ATGAGTGATTCGACACTCTGTTTTTCTTCTTGGCTTGAAGAGGAGGATAAATATGCTCCATTTTTTCGGAGGATGCAGGAGGCGTTACGCTGTCAAGGAGCTGATTATACATTGCTCGAGGGCACCAGAGACATCTGGTGCCGTGATTATATGCCGGTATATGGCACTGGAGGCAAAGCCGTGCAGTTTCGTTACGATCCGTCCTATTTGAAGGATGACAGATTTCGAAGTTTGCCGGAAGAGTTTCTCCCTTATTTGGATATGCAGCCTGTTCATTCCGAACTTAATCTTGACGGCGGGAATCTCCTGCTTCATAATGCAACGGCGATCGTTTCGGAACGGGTCTATGAAGAGAATCCGACCTGGAACCGACGAAAGGTAGAGAGGGAGCTGATCGAAAAGCTTGAACTGGAACGATTGATTGTCATCCCTGCAGAGTCCAGGGAGATGGATATGACCGGACATGCCGACGGGATGTGCCGAATAATTGATGATCGTCATATCCTATTGGGAGATTTTGCCTTCAACGAAAAACTCGGCGAGAATATCGCAGAGATAGTGGAGAGATATGGTTTCGAGGTCCTTCATCTTTCAGTCGATCCGAGATATTATGAGAATTCCGGAACGGATTGGCTTCCTGCGATCAACTATCTGATGTGGGAGGATGTAATCTATGTCCCTCATACGGGCAGTCATTATGAAGAGGCGGTCTTCGAATGTATGGAAGGTTGTTTCGGTAAAGTTGTAGAGCCTGTGTTGGCTTCAGAAATTGTAGAGGATGGCGGTGCACTGAATTGTGTCAGCTGGACAAAAAAATAG